One stretch of Priestia megaterium DNA includes these proteins:
- a CDS encoding putative thiazole-containing bacteriocin maturation protein — protein MTNLNPSMRLKVKRDTFFLPDPNSGVYFRNNISSFHMKGSMIDQWVKKLIPMFNGEYTLESLTNGLPGPYRERVYEIAEVLYQNGFARDASQDRPHQLADPVLKKYASQIEFLESFGDSAAYRFQAYRQARVLAIGSGSFFVSLVSSLIESGLSKFHVMITDSVPTNQLRLEELVGHARKTDPEVAIEEVILEKDGGNSWREIVQPFDSILYVSQEGDVEELRALHKICREEKKVLLPAIFLHQVGLAGPLVHPGSEGCWESAWRSIHESVFRNDEQLPSFTSTAGAMLANVIVFELFKNITRVAESEQKNQFFLLNLDTLEGNWHSFMPHPLVTGRVTAEWVQDFDLRLKQSSSRGESSGLLLYFSQLTSKESGIFHILEEEDLKQLPLAQCHVQVVDPLSKGPAELLPSMVCTELTHEKARKEAGLSGVEAYVSRMVDAFLTTLPSQQKAERVIVESEEFVGIGAGETIAEGVCRGLQKCLTEELSKQLIDQKNIVSRVQVSDVEDEYCRYCLQALTVTQGAPIIGLGKEVSGFPVVWAGTNDRWYGSVGLNTTMALQKALQQALMNKENQATQVLPNSSVFLVEKVPKSLVIQKSEEIPHSEVLRSAMQVLEQNGKRLLFFELALEPFCKKELVGVYGMLLREEESK, from the coding sequence ATGACAAATTTGAACCCTTCTATGCGTTTGAAAGTGAAAAGGGATACTTTTTTTCTCCCTGATCCAAACAGCGGTGTGTATTTTCGAAATAATATAAGTTCGTTCCATATGAAAGGCAGTATGATAGATCAATGGGTGAAAAAGCTGATACCAATGTTCAATGGAGAGTATACGTTGGAGAGTTTAACAAACGGATTGCCGGGTCCATATCGAGAACGTGTATATGAAATTGCAGAAGTACTGTATCAAAACGGGTTTGCTCGGGATGCAAGTCAAGACCGTCCGCATCAATTGGCGGATCCAGTCCTTAAAAAGTATGCTTCTCAAATTGAGTTTTTAGAAAGTTTTGGAGATTCAGCTGCGTACCGTTTTCAAGCCTACCGCCAGGCCAGAGTGTTGGCGATAGGCTCTGGCTCTTTTTTTGTTTCGTTGGTTTCTTCATTGATTGAGTCTGGATTGTCTAAATTCCATGTGATGATAACGGACTCTGTACCGACCAATCAGCTGCGGTTAGAAGAATTGGTAGGGCATGCCCGAAAAACGGACCCCGAGGTAGCAATAGAGGAAGTCATCCTGGAAAAGGACGGGGGAAATTCTTGGAGGGAGATTGTGCAACCGTTTGATTCAATTTTGTATGTGTCGCAGGAAGGCGATGTAGAGGAACTAAGAGCTCTTCATAAGATTTGTAGGGAAGAGAAAAAAGTGTTACTCCCTGCTATATTTCTGCACCAAGTGGGTTTGGCAGGTCCTTTGGTTCATCCAGGCTCTGAAGGATGTTGGGAGTCTGCATGGCGCAGCATACACGAATCTGTGTTTAGGAATGACGAGCAATTACCTAGCTTCACTTCCACGGCAGGAGCGATGTTGGCTAATGTGATCGTATTTGAATTGTTTAAAAACATTACGAGAGTTGCTGAATCAGAACAGAAGAATCAATTCTTCCTGCTTAATCTGGATACGTTAGAAGGAAATTGGCATTCGTTTATGCCTCATCCGCTAGTGACCGGACGTGTTACAGCTGAATGGGTTCAAGATTTTGATTTGCGGCTCAAGCAGAGTTCGAGTAGAGGGGAATCGAGCGGGTTGCTTCTGTACTTTAGTCAGTTAACATCAAAGGAATCAGGCATTTTTCATATTTTAGAAGAAGAGGATTTAAAGCAGTTACCGTTAGCGCAGTGCCACGTTCAGGTGGTTGATCCGTTGTCGAAGGGGCCTGCTGAGCTATTGCCAAGCATGGTCTGTACAGAACTGACACATGAGAAGGCACGGAAAGAAGCGGGTCTATCTGGAGTTGAAGCGTATGTATCAAGAATGGTTGATGCGTTCCTTACGACTCTTCCTTCACAACAGAAAGCAGAGAGGGTTATCGTAGAATCTGAGGAATTTGTTGGGATTGGAGCGGGAGAAACAATTGCAGAGGGCGTTTGCCGTGGATTGCAAAAGTGTTTAACAGAGGAACTGAGCAAACAGCTAATCGATCAGAAAAATATTGTCTCTCGGGTGCAGGTAAGTGATGTAGAAGATGAATATTGTCGGTATTGTTTACAGGCACTGACCGTGACGCAGGGTGCACCGATTATAGGTTTGGGAAAGGAAGTATCCGGCTTCCCTGTGGTATGGGCCGGTACGAATGATCGCTGGTATGGCAGTGTAGGTTTGAATACAACAATGGCGTTGCAAAAAGCATTACAACAAGCGCTTATGAATAAAGAAAATCAAGCGACACAAGTGCTGCCGAATTCGTCTGTGTTTCTGGTAGAGAAGGTACCAAAAAGCCTTGTAATCCAAAAGAGTGAAGAAATACCACATTCTGAAGTCTTGCGATCCGCGATGCAGGTTTTAGAACAGAATGGCAAGCGACTCTTGTTTTTCGAACTAGCACTGGAGCCCTTTTGCAAAAAAGAACTGGTAGGAGTGTATGGTATGTTGCTACGAGAGGAGGAATCCAAGTGA
- a CDS encoding heterocycloanthracin/sonorensin family bacteriocin, with the protein MNNFQNELQMLDVGDFQANQAIPWDPNNMDQDRQFGIFFRCFSCFSCFTCFTCFNCFNCFRCSNCFRCGGNCGGRCGGNCGGRCGGGRCGS; encoded by the coding sequence ATGAATAATTTCCAAAATGAACTTCAAATGTTGGATGTTGGTGATTTCCAAGCGAATCAAGCCATTCCTTGGGATCCAAATAATATGGATCAAGATCGACAATTTGGGATTTTTTTCCGATGTTTTAGTTGTTTTAGCTGTTTTACTTGCTTTACTTGCTTTAATTGCTTTAATTGTTTTCGTTGCTCCAACTGCTTTCGTTGTGGTGGCAATTGCGGAGGCCGTTGTGGTGGCAATTGTGGAGGTCGTTGTGGCGGAGGTCGTTGCGGCAGCTGA